One part of the Candidatus Methylomirabilota bacterium genome encodes these proteins:
- a CDS encoding DUF5752 family protein produces the protein MSATQPFVFLGCLELNELLPQEAHDARELLEQVAHVPIESIFCHTSAALLHRPVLAEAYPNDFSLWVGSEVRDVRLAERLAAIDAFHAGSMERVREDIIATISDHLQHLGAAAARTQGKRFRFFQVHLVPVPTGHQARTLVEFRDALAEVDVSALFYHTIAARYRAGRGRGDFAEWVGGALGLPDLADRLAHIDPHAGSLERIRDRHLSVLSDAISGEGA, from the coding sequence ATGAGCGCGACGCAACCCTTCGTCTTCCTCGGCTGTCTCGAGCTGAACGAGCTGCTGCCCCAGGAGGCCCACGACGCCCGCGAGCTGCTCGAGCAGGTGGCGCACGTGCCGATCGAGTCCATCTTCTGCCACACCTCGGCCGCGCTCCTGCACCGGCCGGTGCTCGCCGAGGCGTATCCCAACGATTTTTCCCTCTGGGTCGGCAGCGAGGTGCGCGACGTGCGGCTGGCCGAGCGGCTCGCCGCGATCGACGCCTTCCACGCCGGCTCCATGGAGCGCGTGCGCGAAGACATCATCGCCACCATCTCCGATCACCTGCAGCATCTGGGGGCGGCGGCCGCCCGCACCCAGGGCAAGCGCTTCCGCTTCTTCCAGGTCCACCTGGTCCCGGTGCCGACCGGCCACCAGGCGCGCACCCTCGTCGAGTTCCGCGACGCGCTGGCCGAGGTGGACGTGAGCGCGCTCTTTTATCACACCATCGCCGCGCGCTACCGAGCCGGCCGCGGCCGCGGCGACTTCGCGGAGTGGGTCGGCGGGGCGCTGGGACTGCCCGACCTCGCCGACCGCCTGGCCCACATCGATCCGCACGCGGGCAGCCTCGAGCGCATCCGCGATCGGCACCTCAGCGTGCTGAGCGACGCCATCTCCGGGGAGGGCGCCTGA
- a CDS encoding alpha-1,4-glucan--maltose-1-phosphate maltosyltransferase, with protein sequence MKPARRPIVIERVRPAVDDGRHAVKRIVGDTLTVTADIFKEGHDLLAARVCYRGRAGAEWREAPMRLVENDGWAGQVPLEANTRYVYTVEAWTDVFGSWVEEMRRRITGGQTDLTSELLEGGALVTQARAAARGADAEALGRALDRLAAATSRDGRLDVLLDGDLGHLMFRAAPRSDLTRYDRELEAVVDRPAAAYASWYELFPRSQGRVPGRHATFDDCIERLPDIRQMGFDVVYLPPIHPIGRTARKGPDNSLDAGPNDPGSPWAIGGPEGGHTAVHPELGTLDDFRRLVKAAQGLGLEIALDFAIQCSPDHPWVREHPEWFYSRPDGTIKYAENPPKKYQDIYPINFASPAWPALWDALLSVVRFWIDQGVRTFRVDNPHTKPLDFWAWLIREVQDRDPDVIFLSEAFTRPKIMRALAKAGFTQSYTYFTWRNFKEELTDYLEELTRTEMVEYFRGNFFVNTPDILPEVLQRGGPPAFRMRAALAATLSSLWGVYSGFELGESAALPGSEEYQHSEKYEIRVRDWDAPGNLKDYLARLNVIRRENRALQSMSGLRFYSSSSPHVIFYGKMTPARDSVVLAAVNLDPFAIHESTLDIPLGDIGIAADETYELHELLGGERRLMRGATHTVALDPRVAPAHVYRVARWRRRERDFDYYA encoded by the coding sequence ATGAAGCCGGCCCGCCGGCCGATCGTGATCGAGCGCGTGCGTCCCGCGGTGGACGACGGTCGCCACGCGGTGAAGCGGATCGTGGGCGACACCCTCACCGTCACCGCCGACATCTTCAAGGAGGGGCACGACCTGCTCGCGGCCCGGGTCTGCTACCGCGGCCGCGCGGGGGCGGAGTGGCGCGAGGCGCCGATGCGGCTGGTGGAGAACGACGGCTGGGCCGGTCAGGTTCCGCTCGAGGCCAATACCCGCTACGTCTACACCGTCGAGGCCTGGACCGACGTCTTCGGCTCGTGGGTCGAGGAGATGCGCCGGCGCATCACCGGCGGCCAGACCGATCTGACCAGCGAGCTGCTCGAGGGCGGCGCCCTGGTCACCCAGGCGCGCGCGGCCGCCCGTGGCGCCGACGCGGAGGCGCTCGGCCGCGCGCTCGACCGGCTGGCCGCCGCCACCTCGCGGGACGGCCGGCTCGACGTGCTGCTCGACGGCGACCTCGGCCACCTCATGTTCCGCGCCGCGCCGCGGAGCGACCTGACCCGTTACGACCGCGAGCTCGAGGCGGTGGTGGACCGTCCGGCCGCCGCGTACGCCTCGTGGTACGAGCTGTTCCCGCGCTCGCAGGGACGCGTGCCCGGCCGACACGCGACCTTCGACGACTGCATCGAGCGGCTGCCCGACATCCGGCAGATGGGCTTCGACGTCGTCTACCTGCCGCCGATCCATCCGATCGGCCGCACCGCGCGCAAGGGGCCCGACAATTCCCTCGACGCGGGCCCGAACGATCCGGGCAGCCCCTGGGCCATCGGCGGACCGGAGGGCGGCCACACCGCGGTGCACCCGGAGCTGGGAACGCTCGACGACTTCCGTCGCCTGGTGAAGGCGGCCCAGGGGCTCGGCCTCGAGATCGCGCTCGACTTCGCGATCCAGTGCTCGCCCGATCACCCGTGGGTTCGCGAGCACCCGGAGTGGTTCTATTCGCGGCCCGACGGCACCATCAAGTACGCGGAGAACCCGCCCAAGAAGTACCAGGACATCTATCCGATCAACTTCGCGAGCCCGGCGTGGCCGGCGCTCTGGGACGCGCTGCTCTCGGTCGTGCGATTCTGGATCGATCAGGGCGTGCGGACGTTCCGGGTCGACAACCCCCACACCAAGCCGCTCGACTTCTGGGCGTGGCTGATCCGGGAGGTCCAGGACCGCGATCCGGACGTGATCTTCCTCTCCGAGGCCTTCACGCGTCCCAAAATCATGCGCGCCCTCGCCAAGGCCGGCTTCACGCAGTCCTATACCTACTTCACCTGGCGCAATTTCAAGGAGGAGCTGACCGACTATCTCGAAGAGCTGACCCGCACCGAGATGGTCGAGTACTTCCGGGGCAACTTCTTCGTCAACACTCCGGACATCCTGCCCGAGGTGCTCCAGCGCGGCGGGCCGCCCGCCTTCCGCATGCGCGCGGCGCTCGCCGCCACCCTGTCGTCGCTGTGGGGCGTGTACAGCGGCTTCGAGCTGGGCGAGTCCGCCGCCCTCCCCGGCAGCGAGGAGTACCAGCACTCCGAGAAGTACGAGATCCGCGTCCGGGACTGGGACGCCCCCGGCAACCTCAAGGACTACCTGGCGCGGCTCAACGTCATCCGCCGAGAGAACCGGGCCCTGCAGTCCATGAGCGGGCTCCGGTTCTATTCGTCCAGCAGCCCCCACGTGATCTTCTACGGCAAGATGACCCCGGCGCGCGACAGCGTGGTGCTGGCCGCGGTCAACCTGGACCCGTTCGCGATCCACGAGTCCACCCTCGACATCCCGCTCGGCGACATCGGCATCGCCGCCGACGAGACCTACGAGCTGCACGAGCTGCTGGGCGGCGAGCGGCGCCTCATGCGCGGCGCCACCCACACCGTCGCGCTGGACCCGCGCGTCGCGCCCGCGCACGTCTACCGGGTCGCTCGCTGGCGCCGCCGCGAGCGCGACTTCGATTACTATGCGTGA
- a CDS encoding glycosyltransferase, giving the protein MAQGSLLKLDDYRRVAPRGTIDFLMRIGERLRGKRLVHVSASRYGGPVVEVLNRVVPLLNDLGVETTWEITIGTADFDQVTRAVGKALAGTEQVITELMLSRLRETGIDNAGRLQLDADLVVVHDAPPLYLVEQRKEASRWLWLCHHDLSSAQPQLWNTLRPVVQRYDASVFSLARFAAPLSIPRFIVYPSIDPLSERNREMTRAEQATVMDRLRVPRDKPILLQIGPFERQHDPLGVINAYRLVKKHHDVRLVLAGPPLPPGADGLADVQEAASHDADISVVVLPPDPQIELNALERAATIAIQKPLKADFAIEVATAMWKGKPVIGTIAGGIPFQMVMTVTGYTVETVEGAAFRIRQLLSNPEMIGRMGAAGREHVRRNFLVTRHVSDYLALLAHLTR; this is encoded by the coding sequence ATGGCCCAGGGCTCGCTGCTCAAGCTCGACGACTACCGACGGGTGGCGCCCCGCGGCACCATCGACTTCCTCATGCGCATCGGCGAGCGCCTGCGCGGCAAGCGCCTGGTGCACGTGAGCGCGTCGCGCTACGGCGGCCCGGTGGTCGAGGTCCTCAACCGGGTGGTACCCCTGCTGAACGACCTGGGCGTGGAGACCACCTGGGAGATCACCATCGGCACCGCGGACTTCGACCAGGTGACCCGCGCGGTCGGCAAGGCCCTCGCCGGGACCGAGCAGGTGATCACCGAGCTGATGCTGAGCCGGCTGCGCGAGACCGGCATCGACAACGCGGGACGGCTGCAGCTCGACGCCGATCTGGTCGTGGTCCACGACGCGCCGCCGCTGTACCTCGTGGAGCAGCGCAAGGAGGCGAGCCGCTGGCTCTGGCTCTGCCACCACGACCTGTCCTCCGCCCAGCCCCAGCTGTGGAACACGCTGCGGCCGGTGGTGCAGCGGTACGACGCCTCGGTGTTCTCCCTCGCCCGCTTCGCGGCGCCCCTGTCGATCCCGCGCTTCATCGTCTACCCGTCGATCGATCCGCTCTCGGAGCGCAACCGCGAGATGACGCGCGCCGAGCAGGCGACGGTGATGGACCGCCTCCGCGTCCCGCGCGACAAGCCGATCCTGCTGCAGATCGGCCCCTTCGAGCGGCAGCACGATCCGCTCGGCGTCATCAACGCGTACCGGCTGGTCAAGAAGCACCACGACGTGCGCCTGGTGCTCGCCGGCCCCCCGCTACCCCCCGGCGCGGACGGGCTGGCCGACGTGCAGGAGGCCGCCTCGCACGACGCGGACATCTCGGTGGTGGTGCTGCCGCCCGACCCGCAGATCGAGCTCAATGCGCTGGAGCGGGCCGCCACCATCGCGATCCAGAAGCCCCTCAAGGCCGACTTCGCCATCGAGGTCGCCACCGCCATGTGGAAGGGCAAGCCGGTGATCGGCACCATCGCGGGCGGCATCCCATTTCAGATGGTGATGACGGTGACCGGGTATACCGTGGAAACCGTGGAGGGCGCCGCGTTTCGCATCCGGCAGCTCCTGAGCAATCCGGAGATGATCGGCCGCATGGGGGCGGCCGGCCGCGAGCACGTGCGCCGCAACTTCCTGGTCACCCGCCACGTGAGCGACTACCTGGCCCTGCTCGCGCACCTCACGCGATAG